A genomic stretch from Acinonyx jubatus isolate Ajub_Pintada_27869175 chromosome E2, VMU_Ajub_asm_v1.0, whole genome shotgun sequence includes:
- the CHTF8 gene encoding chromosome transmission fidelity protein 8 homolog: MVQIVISSAGAGGLAEWVLMELQGEIEARYSTGLAGNLLGDLHYTTEGIPVLIVGHHILYGKIIHLEKPFAVLVKHTPGEQDCDELGCKTGTRYLVTALIKNKILFKTRPKPIITNVPKKV, from the exons ATGGTGCAAATTGTTATTTCCAG TGCTGGGGCTGGAGGCCTGGCAGAATGGGTGCTGATGGAGCTACAGGGGGAGATCGAGGCTCGCTACAGCACTGGATTAGCTGGAAACCTCCTGGGAGACCTACATTACACCACTGAG GGAATCCCTGTGCTGATCGTGGGGCATCATATCCTGTATGGAAAAATCATCCACCTGGAGAAACCTTTTGCCGTCCTTGTCAAACACACTCCTGGGGAGCAGGACTGTGATGAGCTTGGCTGCAAGACTGGCACCCGGTACCTGGTGACAGCACTCATCAAAAACAAGATCCTTTTCAAAACTCGCCCCAAGCCCATTATCACCAACGTCCCCAAGAAAGTATGA
- the DERPC gene encoding decreased expression in renal and prostate cancer protein translates to MKEPRIFPRERPTPWTRAQLPPRGRLDGSLGPQGGPVLNTGHPLGMNSDPFLMATGSLGGNLAPFPRNPSPFPTSSGSLASNPAPFPAGARDPGMASFPRGMNPTGTGAVSFPRPGGLLGPGPGPGPSLNPRAGALPGPGPLSNPRLGGLPGPGPMSNPRAGGLLGTGPDPRSGGPMGPGSGPNLRAGVLLPSGNGPPNPRPVGLGPGPSPNLRSGFVGTNPAPRSGMFPGPGLGPNPRANSLGPSLGPNPRAGGLGPGPNLDTRAGGLLGTGSGLNLRMAGPQGLDLAPILRAAGLLGANSAAFSQASGNMGTSPSSMARVPGPMGPNSGPGSRGIGLPGPNPSPMSRAPGPIGPNSAHFSRPAGPMGVNASPFPRGTGSGGLNPAAFSQSSGTLASNPATFQRSAGLQGSSPAIFPRTSGPLGPNPANFPRASGLQGPSPAAFPRSTGPLGPGQVTFPRSAPGPLGSSPAGPVGINPAPFARPTGTLGLNPASFPRMNGPVSKTLVPFPRVGNLPGTNPAAFPRPGGPMAAMYPNGMLPP, encoded by the coding sequence ATGAAAGAACCCCGGATTTTCCCTAGAGAGCGGCCAACTCCTTGGACTCGTGCTCAGTTGCCACCTCGAGGACGACTCGACGGTTCTTTGGGACCACAGGGGGGTCCTGTCCTAAACACAGGTCACCCGCTGGGCATGAACTCTGATCCCTTCCTTATGGCAACTGGTTCTCTTGGTGGAAATCTGGCCCCATTTCCAAGGAACCCATCACCTTTTCCAACTTCATCAGGCTCATTGGCTTCAAATCCAGCACCTTTCCCTGCTGGTGCTCGTGACCCAGGCATGGCTTCTTTTCCAAGAGGGATGAATCCCACTGGCACAGGTGCAGTTTCTTTCCCAAGGCCTGGTGGCCTCTTGGGCCCAGGTCCAGGCCCAGGCCCATCTCTAAACCCAAGGGCAGGGGCTCTACCAGGCCCAGGGCCTCTGTCTAATCCAAGGTTAGGGGGTCTCCCGGGGCCAGGTCCTATGTCCAACCCAAGGGCAGGTGGTCTCCTGGGAACAGGTCCTGACCCCAGAAGTGGCGGCCCCATGGGCCCTGGATCTGGGCCCAACCTGAGAGCAGGTGTCCTGTTGCCTTCTGGGAATGGTCCTCCTAATCCTAGGCCTGTTGGCCTGGGACCAGGACCCAGTCCCAATCTGAGATCAGGCTTCGTTGGTACAAACCCTGCCCCGAGATCAGGTATGTTTCCAGGCCCTGGCCTTGGGCCCAACCCAAGAGCAAATAGCCTGGGCCCAAGCCTTGGGCCCAACCCAAGGGCAGGTGGCCTGGGACCAGGCCCAAATCTGGACACCAGAGCAGGTGGCCTCCTGGGCACGGGATCTGGTCTTAACTTAAGGATGGCTGGACCTCAAGGCCTAGATCTTGCCCCCATTTTAAGAGCAGCAGGTCTATTAGGAGCAAATTCAGCTGCTTTCTCACAGGCTTCTGGAAACATGGGCACAAGCCCATCCTCTATGGCAAGAGTACCTGGCCCCATGGGCCCAAACTCGGGTCCTGGTTCTCGGGGAATTGGCCTTCCAGGGCCAAATCCATCTCCCATGTCCAGAGCTCCCGGCCCCATAGGCCCTAATTCAGCTCATTTTTCAAGGCCAGCTGGGCCCATGGGAGTAAATGCCAGTCCCTTTCCAAGGGGGACCGGTTCAGGAGGGCTGAATCCAGCTGCCTTTTCTCAGTCTTCTGGCACATTGGCTTCAAATCCAGCTACCTTCCAGAGGTCTGCTGGCCTCCAGGGCTCAAGTCCCGCAATTTTCCCAAGAACCTCTGGGCCACTAGGCCCCAACCCAGCTAACTTCCCAAGGGCCAGTGGCTTGCAGGGCCCAAGTCCTGCTGCCTTCCCAAGGTCTACTGGCCCATTAGGCCCTGGTCAGGTTACTTTCCCCAGGTCAGCTCCTGGGCCCCTGGGCTCTTCTCCAGCAGGCCCTGTGGGCATCAACCCAGCTCCTTTTGCAAGGCCAACTGGAACCCTGGGTCTAAACCCAGCTTCCTTTCCAAGGATGAATGGCCCTGTGAGCAAGACTTTGGTCCCATTTCCTAGAGTGGGGAACCTCCCTGGCACAAACCCAGCTGCTTTCCCCAGACCAGGGGGTCCTATGGCTGCAATGTACCCAAATGGAATGTTACCCCCTTAA
- the HAS3 gene encoding hyaluronan synthase 3, producing the protein MPVQLTTALRVVGTSLFALAVLGGILAAYVTGYQFIHTEKHYLSFGLYGAILGLHLLIQSLFAFLEHRRMRRAGRPLKLASPLRRSVALCIAAYQEDPDYLRKCLRSAQRIAFPDLKVVMVVDGNRQEDAYMLDIFHEVLGGTEQAGFFVWRSNFHEAGEGETEASLQEGMDRVRDVVRTSTFSCIMQKWGGKREVMYTAFKALGDSVDYIQVCDSDTVLDPACTIEMLRVLEEDPQVGGVGGDVQILNKYDSWISFLSSVRYWMAFNVERACQSYFGCVQCISGPLGMYRNSLLQQFLEDWYHQKFLGSKCSFGDDRHLTNRVLSLGYRTKYTARSKCLTETPTKYLRWLNQQTRWSKSYFREWLYNSLWFHKHHLWMTYESVVTGFFPFFLIATVIQLFYRGRIWNILLFLLTVQLVGIIKATYACFLRGNAEMIFMSLYSLLYMSSLLPAKIFAIATINKSGWGTSGRKTIVVNFIGLIPVSIWVAVLLGGLAYTAYCQDLFSETELAFLVSGAILYGCYWVALLMLYLAIIARRCGKKPEQYSLAYAEV; encoded by the exons aTGCCGGTGCAGCTGACGACAGCCCTGCGTGTGGTGGGCACCAGCCTGTTTGCCCTGGCAGTGCTGGGTGGCATCCTGGCGGCTTACGTGACAGGCTACCAGTTCATTCACACAGAGAAGCACTACCTGTCCTTCGGCCTGTACGGTGCCATCCTGGGCCTGCACCTGCTCATCCAGAGCCTGTTTGCCTTCCTGGAGCACCGGCGCATGCGGCGGGCGGGCCGGCCGTTGAAACTCGCCTCCCCGTTGCGCCGCTCGGTGGCACTGTGCATCGCGGCATACCAGGAGGACCCCGACTATTTGCGCAAGTGCCTGCGCTCCGCCCAGCGCATCGCCTTCCCTGACCTCAAGGTGGTCATGGTGGTGGATGGCAATCGCCAGGAGGACGCCTACATGCTGGACATCTTCCACGAGGTGCTAGGCGGCACTGAGCAAGCTGGCTTCTTTGTGTGGCGCAGCAACTTCCATGAGGCAGGCGAAGGGGAGACCGAGGCCAGCCTGCAGGAGGGCATGGACCGTGTGCGGGATGTGGTGAGAACCAGCACCTTCTCCTGCATCATGCAGAAGTGGGGAGGCAAGCGAGAGGTCATGTACACGGCTTTCAAGGCTCTTGGTGATTCAGTGGACTACATCCAG GTGTGCGACTCTGACACCGTGCTGGATCCAGCCTGCACCATCGAGATGCTTCGAGTCCTGGAGGAGGACCCCCAAGTAGGGGGAGTTGGAGGAGATGTACAA ATCCTCAACAAGTATGACTCGTGGATCTCCTTCCTGAGCAGTGTGCGGTACTGGATGGCCTTCAACGTGGAGCGGGCCTGCCAGTCCTACTTCGGCTGCGTGCAGTGTATTAGTGGGCCTTTAGGCATGTACCGCAACAGCCTCCTCCAGCAATTCCTGGAGGACTGGTACCATCAGAAGTTCCTGGGCAGCAAGTGCAGCTTCGGAGATGACCGCCACCTCACCAACCGAGTCCTGAGCCTCGGCTACCGGACTAAGTATACAGCACGTTCCAAGTGCCTCACAGAGACTCCCACCAAGTACCTCCGGTGGCTCAACCAGCAGACCCGCTGGAGCAAGTCTTACTTCCGAGAGTGGCTCTACAACTCTCTGTGGTTCCATAAGCACCACCTCTGGATGACCTACGAATCAGTGGTCACAggtttcttccccttcttcctcattgccacagTCATACAGCTTTTCTACAGAGGCCGCATCTGGAATATTCTCCTCTTCCTGCTGACGGTGCAGCTGGTGGGCATTATCAAGGCTACCTATGCCTGCTTCCTTCGGGGCAATGCAGAAATGATCTTCATGTCCCTCTATTCCCTTCTGTATATGTCCAGCCTCCTGCCGGCCAAGATCTTTGCCATTGCTACCATCAACAAGTCTGGCTGGGGCACCTCTGGCCGAAAAACCATCGTGGTGAACTTCATTGGCCTCATCCCTGTGTCCATCTGGGTGGCAGTCCTTCTAGGGGGACTGGCCTACACAGCGTATTGCCAGGATCTGTTCAGTGAGACAGAGCTAGCCTTCCTGGTCTCTGGGGCCATCCTGTATGGCTGCTACTGGGTAGCCCTCCTCATGTTGTATCTGGCCATCATCGCCCGGCGATGTGGGAAGAAGCCAGAACAGTACAGCTTAGCTTATGCTGAGGTGTGA